One genomic segment of Aquipluma nitroreducens includes these proteins:
- a CDS encoding SUMF1/EgtB/PvdO family nonheme iron enzyme gives MLKKTGDFFRKHLFLLLSCAFVVGILITISGNKVIEYTSTDESCAACHVHPHVFESWKLSSHFDNKSGIKVHCVECHLPPKGQGYLLAKTKLGINDLYGYLFKDSAEFNWEMKSELEHAVKYIPNASCKHCHQNLFPKDLVDAGIAAHLYYENNEKKLDLQCISCHLDAGHYNPKYKHGKMTGIPGQNDGTDSLKAIFEQPASVTTFADYTEQIPGTPVSFKMIAIKGGTFNMGSPEKEPFHQPDESPVRKVTVSPFFMAEVETTWEEYWAFYGNTMSEGRTPPEQIYANNSNPNVDAISGPTPPYGRPDQNWGFGNRPAITMTHYAAETFCQWLSKKTGKKYRLPTEAEWEYAARGGTETPYFFDGKPNKFSNKGLWRKISSPETEPISQYIIYENNGKGKTHLPEEVKPNPFGLKNMLGNVMEYCADRYTPDAYAKNSGKVNNPLVTEGEEWVVRGGNYTSDAADVRAAARSHSQHDAWLKTDPQQPKSIWWYSDVKAIGFRVVCEPDNSIKVQ, from the coding sequence ATGCTAAAAAAGACAGGAGATTTCTTTCGTAAACATCTCTTCCTCCTATTATCCTGCGCATTCGTTGTAGGAATTCTGATTACCATTTCCGGAAATAAAGTGATTGAATATACTTCAACCGACGAGTCTTGTGCCGCGTGCCATGTTCATCCACACGTTTTCGAGTCCTGGAAATTGTCGTCTCACTTCGACAACAAAAGCGGAATCAAGGTTCATTGTGTCGAATGTCACCTTCCGCCCAAAGGACAAGGCTACCTTCTGGCAAAAACTAAACTTGGTATAAACGATCTTTACGGTTACCTTTTCAAAGATTCGGCTGAATTTAACTGGGAGATGAAGTCGGAACTGGAACATGCCGTAAAATATATTCCGAATGCATCATGCAAGCATTGCCACCAGAACCTGTTCCCGAAAGATTTAGTGGACGCAGGCATAGCTGCCCACCTTTACTACGAAAATAACGAGAAAAAACTGGATTTGCAGTGCATCAGTTGTCACCTCGACGCCGGACATTATAACCCGAAATACAAACATGGCAAGATGACCGGCATACCGGGACAAAACGACGGTACCGACAGTTTGAAAGCCATTTTTGAACAACCAGCCAGCGTAACAACATTTGCCGACTACACCGAGCAGATTCCAGGTACACCGGTGTCGTTCAAAATGATTGCTATCAAAGGCGGCACCTTCAACATGGGTAGCCCCGAAAAAGAACCTTTCCACCAGCCCGACGAATCTCCGGTGCGCAAGGTTACGGTCAGCCCATTTTTTATGGCCGAAGTGGAAACAACCTGGGAAGAGTACTGGGCCTTTTACGGGAACACAATGAGCGAAGGACGCACCCCACCTGAACAAATTTATGCCAACAACAGCAACCCGAACGTGGATGCCATTTCCGGCCCAACCCCGCCTTACGGGCGACCTGACCAAAACTGGGGATTTGGCAATCGCCCGGCAATCACCATGACCCATTATGCAGCGGAAACCTTCTGCCAGTGGCTTTCGAAGAAAACCGGCAAAAAATACCGCCTGCCTACAGAAGCCGAATGGGAATATGCAGCACGCGGTGGCACAGAAACACCGTATTTCTTTGACGGTAAACCAAATAAATTCTCCAACAAAGGATTATGGCGAAAAATCTCTAGCCCTGAAACTGAACCGATTTCGCAGTACATCATTTATGAAAACAATGGTAAAGGCAAAACGCATTTGCCTGAAGAGGTTAAGCCTAATCCATTCGGCCTGAAAAATATGCTGGGTAACGTAATGGAATACTGTGCCGACCGCTATACCCCCGACGCTTATGCAAAAAACAGCGGGAAAGTAAATAATCCACTCGTAACCGAGGGTGAGGAATGGGTGGTACGCGGAGGCAATTATACTTCGGATGCAGCCGACGTACGTGCTGCCGCCCGCAGCCACAGCCAGCACGACGCCTGGTTGAAAACCGACCCGCAACAGCCTAAAAGCATCTGGTGGTATTCCGATGTTAAAGCCATCGGGTTCAGGGTTGTTTGTGAGCCAGACAATTCAATTAAAGTTCAATAA
- a CDS encoding phosphotransferase enzyme family protein has protein sequence MNLEQIAAKFQLEGTVDRVEPMGEGFINDTFIIRTKERETPDYLLQRKNKRIFHPIPAMMENIEKVCAHIKKKVSEKNGDPMREAMTVVRAKDGKLYFQDEDDEFWAVCVFISDTVAYQSAKTPELAFQGGKGIGLFQSMVSDLKEPLTDILPGFHNIRYRFNQWDAVLAKDPVDRKAKLSSEIAWIESRRDNMLDFWKLVESGEIPTRVTHNDTKINNILFDLNGEVLCVIDLDTVLNSTCLNDFGDAMRSYTNTGAEDDENLDAVSCDISIFEGFTKGYLSQAKSFLTDKELEYLAFSAKYITYEQVLRFLMDYIDGDKYYKIKSPDHNYQRTVAQYKLLTSMEEQYDEMCRIVRTVAAELD, from the coding sequence ATGAATCTGGAACAAATAGCTGCAAAATTTCAATTGGAAGGAACTGTTGATCGGGTTGAACCGATGGGAGAGGGGTTCATCAACGATACTTTTATTATTCGAACAAAAGAACGCGAAACGCCTGATTATCTTCTTCAGCGAAAAAATAAACGGATTTTCCATCCCATCCCTGCAATGATGGAGAACATCGAGAAGGTTTGCGCCCATATTAAAAAGAAAGTCTCTGAAAAGAATGGAGATCCGATGCGTGAAGCCATGACCGTTGTTCGGGCAAAAGATGGGAAATTGTATTTTCAGGACGAGGACGATGAATTTTGGGCCGTTTGTGTGTTTATTAGCGACACCGTTGCCTATCAATCGGCAAAAACTCCCGAATTGGCTTTTCAGGGTGGAAAAGGGATTGGGTTGTTTCAGTCGATGGTTTCCGATCTGAAAGAGCCGCTCACCGATATTTTGCCCGGATTCCATAATATCCGTTATCGCTTTAACCAGTGGGATGCTGTGTTGGCCAAAGATCCGGTAGACCGGAAGGCAAAACTGTCCAGCGAAATTGCCTGGATTGAAAGTCGCCGCGACAACATGCTCGACTTCTGGAAACTGGTTGAATCGGGTGAAATTCCGACTAGGGTCACTCATAACGACACTAAAATCAATAATATTTTGTTTGACCTGAATGGTGAAGTTTTGTGCGTCATCGATTTGGATACTGTTTTGAATAGCACTTGTCTGAACGATTTTGGCGATGCTATGCGTTCGTACACCAATACCGGCGCGGAAGACGATGAAAATCTGGATGCCGTTTCGTGCGATATTTCGATTTTTGAAGGTTTTACTAAGGGCTATCTTTCGCAGGCAAAAAGCTTCCTGACTGATAAAGAACTGGAATACCTTGCTTTTTCGGCAAAATACATCACTTATGAACAGGTTCTGCGTTTTCTGATGGATTACATTGATGGCGACAAATATTATAAAATCAAAAGTCCGGATCACAATTATCAACGAACCGTGGCCCAGTATAAACTGCTGACCAGTATGGAGGAACAATACGATGAAATGTGCCGGATTGTGCGCACTGTTGCTGCTGAGTTGGATTAA
- a CDS encoding carbohydrate-binding family 9-like protein yields MKVHQILEGFSNPPLELISETLDLEIEPLKLDVVNWEDFPYHPEVTVQIAYNEEELFLQYQVSEQSVKAEVTKSNGRVWTDSCVEFFLSPDGNDEYYNFEMNCIGTALLGFRKKGDATVHASDEQITSIRRISSLGSSAFPELKKQTEWQITVAIPWQVFFKHNLKPASGTKMRGNFYKCGDELSVPHFVSWTKIKTEKPSFHNPEFFGGLELE; encoded by the coding sequence ATGAAAGTCCATCAAATACTCGAAGGTTTTTCAAATCCGCCGCTGGAACTGATTTCCGAGACGCTCGATCTGGAAATTGAACCTCTAAAACTTGACGTGGTGAACTGGGAAGATTTTCCCTATCACCCTGAAGTAACTGTGCAAATTGCATACAACGAGGAGGAACTTTTTCTTCAGTATCAGGTTTCTGAGCAATCGGTTAAAGCCGAAGTTACAAAAAGTAATGGCCGGGTTTGGACAGATAGCTGTGTTGAATTTTTCCTTTCGCCAGACGGGAATGACGAATATTACAACTTTGAAATGAATTGTATTGGTACGGCCTTATTGGGCTTCCGAAAGAAAGGTGATGCTACGGTTCATGCTTCGGATGAACAAATTACTTCTATTCGCCGGATTTCATCGCTTGGAAGTTCGGCTTTCCCGGAGTTGAAAAAACAGACTGAATGGCAGATTACGGTTGCAATTCCTTGGCAAGTATTCTTTAAACACAACCTAAAACCAGCTTCAGGAACAAAAATGCGCGGAAATTTTTATAAATGTGGCGACGAATTAAGTGTTCCTCATTTCGTTTCGTGGACCAAAATAAAAACCGAAAAACCGAGTTTTCATAATCCTGAATTTTTTGGTGGACTGGAGCTCGAGTAG
- a CDS encoding RNA polymerase sigma factor: MKLTDDLLIVGIKKDDYACYNQLFMRYYSRLCAFVFNLTQNYSASEDVVQELFIRLWIQRGKLEIKESTSGYLYRASKNAALNYLRAEKSRQKSIQNMPVQEWQIDEDQIEQIEFSVALNKCIEQLPDRSRDVFMKSRFDGLRQQEISDQLGISVKTIKNQIWKSLQFLKACLELHEAFEHGA; the protein is encoded by the coding sequence ATGAAACTGACCGATGATCTTTTAATAGTTGGTATTAAAAAGGATGATTATGCTTGTTATAATCAGCTTTTTATGCGCTATTACAGTCGGCTTTGTGCATTTGTTTTTAACCTTACACAAAATTACAGTGCTTCCGAAGACGTTGTTCAGGAGCTTTTTATCAGGCTGTGGATTCAACGCGGAAAGCTTGAAATTAAAGAAAGTACTTCCGGGTATTTATATCGTGCCTCAAAGAATGCCGCCCTCAATTACCTGCGTGCCGAAAAAAGCCGCCAGAAATCAATTCAAAATATGCCGGTCCAGGAATGGCAAATAGATGAAGATCAGATAGAACAGATCGAATTCAGTGTCGCACTAAACAAGTGCATCGAACAATTGCCCGATCGGAGTCGCGATGTGTTCATGAAAAGCCGATTCGATGGCCTCAGGCAACAGGAAATATCTGACCAATTAGGTATTTCGGTAAAAACCATCAAAAATCAAATCTGGAAATCGTTGCAATTTCTGAAAGCCTGCCTCGAACTGCATGAAGCGTTTGAGCATGGGGCATAG
- a CDS encoding FecR family protein, with translation MEEQFPLGEHLVDHLLNEEQSSAADSLLNEWQKSNPENMNEFGKYQKIWNATADVLTLQKFDSERAWNHVDSTLETLKTRTRRLKNIVLVVSGMAASLLIFLSLSFYTDLFSTSGATLSMRTTYGSRSEVVLPDGSIVKLNAGSNLDYHYDKINQTRKVDFSGEAFFEVAKSKKPFVIETSDGLKVKVLGTKFNLSTYPEDRMAQTSLFEGKVELSQKGSPSLILEPGQMAILDKKLNEIKYTEGEISHTTSWMQNKLYMENMSLHEVCTKLERWYDVRITLVSSDLGEKIHYTGVLKEQTVLDVLNALCHLSSISYKLNGKEITISGK, from the coding sequence ATGGAAGAGCAATTTCCGTTAGGAGAACATTTGGTTGATCATTTGCTAAATGAGGAGCAGTCTTCAGCGGCAGATTCTCTGTTGAATGAATGGCAAAAGTCCAATCCTGAAAACATGAATGAATTTGGGAAGTATCAAAAAATATGGAATGCAACCGCTGACGTTTTAACCCTCCAAAAATTTGACTCCGAAAGAGCCTGGAATCATGTTGATTCGACACTAGAAACCCTAAAAACACGTACCAGACGACTTAAAAATATTGTTTTGGTTGTTTCTGGGATGGCTGCCTCGCTGTTAATTTTCTTAAGTCTTTCATTTTATACCGACTTATTTTCAACTTCAGGAGCAACTTTATCTATGCGCACTACTTATGGAAGCCGCTCCGAAGTGGTTCTTCCTGATGGCTCAATCGTAAAACTCAATGCCGGATCGAATCTTGATTATCATTATGATAAAATTAACCAAACCCGAAAAGTTGATTTTAGTGGGGAAGCATTTTTTGAAGTTGCCAAAAGCAAAAAACCTTTTGTGATTGAAACATCAGATGGATTGAAAGTGAAAGTTTTGGGAACCAAATTCAACTTGAGTACTTATCCGGAGGACCGAATGGCACAGACATCATTGTTTGAAGGAAAAGTTGAACTGAGCCAGAAGGGATCTCCTAGTTTGATCCTGGAACCTGGGCAAATGGCTATATTGGATAAAAAATTGAACGAAATAAAATACACCGAAGGTGAGATCTCACATACAACCAGTTGGATGCAAAACAAGTTGTATATGGAAAACATGTCGCTTCATGAGGTGTGTACTAAGCTTGAACGGTGGTATGATGTTAGGATTACGCTTGTTAGCAGTGATTTGGGAGAAAAAATTCATTACACTGGAGTATTGAAAGAACAAACGGTTTTAGATGTTTTGAATGCGCTTTGTCATCTGAGTTCTATCAGTTATAAACTTAATGGAAAGGAAATAACAATATCGGGAAAATAG